One window of Methanobacterium alkalithermotolerans genomic DNA carries:
- the cas2 gene encoding CRISPR-associated endonuclease Cas2, whose amino-acid sequence MYVIIVYDINVERVNKVKGFLRKHLYWIQNSVFEGEVTRSELAEIKSGLMDIINKEEDSVIIYRLRTQDAFDRKVLGIEKAPIDGII is encoded by the coding sequence ATGTATGTGATTATTGTTTATGACATAAATGTGGAACGGGTAAATAAGGTTAAAGGCTTTCTCAGGAAACATTTATACTGGATCCAAAACTCAGTATTTGAAGGAGAAGTCACCAGAAGTGAACTGGCAGAAATAAAATCAGGCCTCATGGATATAATCAATAAAGAAGAAGATTCAGTTATAATCTATCGACTTAGAACACAAGACGCATTTGATAGAAAAGTACTGGGAATTGAAAAAGCACCCATTGATGGTATTATCTAA
- the cas1b gene encoding type I-B CRISPR-associated endonuclease Cas1b gives MKKNYYLMSDGLLKRKENTVYFVNKDVKKPIPINKIYAIYAYGSLTFSSQAIHLLAKEGIAVHFFNYYGYYDGSFYPREKLLSGDLIIKQAEHYLDHEKRIFIAKKFVEGAAKNMDKVLKYYSLENHISSILNDLDGCNKITEVMNVEGRIRADYYQKMNQILPEDFEFEKRVKRPPENMVNALISFGNSLLYSTVLSEIYNTQLNPTISYLHEPSQRRFSLALDLSEIFKPILVDRLIFYLVNKKMINADDFEKDLNYCLLNDKGRKTFIKQYDERLKKTIKHRELNRKVSYKRLIRLESYKLIKHLLGTKEYKPFVMWW, from the coding sequence ATGAAAAAGAACTATTATTTAATGTCAGATGGTCTGCTTAAGAGAAAGGAAAATACAGTTTATTTTGTTAATAAAGATGTTAAAAAGCCAATCCCTATAAACAAAATTTATGCTATATATGCCTATGGTTCATTAACTTTCTCTTCCCAGGCCATACATCTTCTGGCCAAAGAGGGCATAGCAGTACATTTTTTTAATTATTATGGTTATTATGATGGTAGTTTTTATCCCCGAGAGAAATTATTATCAGGGGATCTCATTATAAAGCAGGCTGAGCATTATCTTGATCATGAAAAGAGAATTTTCATTGCGAAAAAGTTTGTAGAAGGTGCTGCTAAGAATATGGACAAGGTTTTAAAGTATTATAGCCTTGAAAACCATATAAGCAGCATATTAAATGATTTAGATGGTTGCAACAAGATAACTGAAGTAATGAATGTTGAAGGTAGAATACGTGCAGATTACTATCAGAAAATGAACCAGATATTACCAGAAGATTTTGAGTTTGAAAAAAGAGTTAAAAGGCCCCCGGAGAATATGGTTAATGCTCTTATAAGCTTTGGAAATTCCTTGCTTTACTCTACTGTTTTATCTGAAATATATAATACCCAACTAAACCCCACCATTTCCTATCTACATGAGCCTTCCCAAAGAAGATTTTCCCTAGCACTAGACTTGAGTGAGATATTCAAACCCATCCTAGTCGACAGGCTGATATTTTATCTGGTAAATAAGAAGATGATTAATGCAGATGATTTTGAGAAAGATCTCAATTATTGCCTTTTGAATGATAAAGGTAGGAAAACCTTCATCAAACAATATGATGAAAGGCTAAAAAAAACTATAAAACATAGAGAACTTAATAGGAAAGTTTCTTATAAGAGATTAATCCGTTTAGAATCATATAAACTTATTAAACATCTTCTAGGAACCAAAGAATATAAACCATTCGTAATGTGGTGGTAA
- the cas4 gene encoding CRISPR-associated protein Cas4 — MISDSEKQLRIIGTQINYYFICKTKLWLFSHHIQMEQESDLVSLGKLLHSKSYKDEKEYTIDNLISIDFIKKRDYLELHEVKKSNKMKKSHEYQLLYYTYYLKNKKGIKNIKGILNYPKIRKKATINLDKSKEKDLMDIIEDIGNIINNETPKPQKIKICRKCAYFEFCWV; from the coding sequence ATGATTTCAGACTCCGAAAAGCAACTCCGAATAATAGGAACTCAAATCAACTACTACTTCATCTGCAAGACTAAGCTATGGCTTTTTTCCCACCACATACAGATGGAACAGGAATCGGACCTGGTATCTTTAGGTAAATTACTTCATTCTAAAAGCTATAAGGATGAAAAAGAATACACCATTGATAATCTAATCAGTATTGATTTTATTAAAAAAAGAGATTATTTAGAGCTACACGAGGTTAAAAAAAGCAATAAAATGAAAAAGTCACATGAATATCAGCTTCTCTATTACACGTATTATCTAAAAAATAAAAAAGGCATTAAAAATATCAAAGGTATACTCAACTATCCTAAAATAAGGAAAAAAGCCACTATTAATTTAGATAAGTCTAAAGAGAAGGATCTAATGGACATAATTGAAGATATTGGCAATATTATTAATAATGAAACTCCAAAACCTCAAAAAATAAAGATTTGCAGGAAATGTGCCTATTTTGAGTTTTGTTGGGTATAA
- a CDS encoding HEPN domain-containing protein: protein MFENDFKGDTVSRAYYEMFFAAKALLSQKGIYPRTHRGLISQFGLEFVKNGEFKNDLFDLLTRAQEDLEEADYGLFIEMDKNEAGSIIGGAEISLDDVKHNIIN from the coding sequence ATTTTTGAAAATGATTTCAAGGGTGATACCGTGAGCAGAGCGTATTATGAAATGTTTTTTGCTGCCAAAGCACTTTTATCCCAAAAAGGCATTTATCCAAGAACACATAGGGGTTTAATTTCACAGTTTGGTCTCGAATTTGTCAAAAATGGAGAATTCAAAAATGATCTCTTCGATTTACTCACAAGAGCTCAAGAAGATCTAGAAGAAGCTGATTATGGATTATTTATAGAAATGGATAAAAATGAGGCTGGAAGTATAATAGGTGGTGCCGAAATATCTTTAGATGATGTAAAACATAATATCATAAATTAA
- the cas3 gene encoding CRISPR-associated helicase Cas3', which translates to MDITDLKYDLNNSYFYANGDKIKILAHNNELLNEHIIKTKIIFNRLVDITLLKDFYDYFYHQKYLDISYVNFKKYLYKMIDFHDIAKISFNFQVDRLKNDEVVKVLKKYGLDKFIGLIEPKHSFISSLLYMSYLLNQKIDPEKNKLLVLLSYVIYGHHTSLKDILFESKFMYNIDKYSDTFDLFSVYINENAANSRDYQDLQDSFYTFLDEIDGDSKIAFFYSYIYSILVSSDVIGSSYSNKTVEYVKEYSKNWNNRIKDELANIMGQEFYELSYNKECKEISNEELFSKDEINSLKDINILRTKMLKEASFNLKKSLKADPNKKIFYLNMPTGGGKTNTSMKLALDILKNTDADRLIYAMPFINIIEQNYYVIKDNFGLSEDKGEIRKIYSASESIFSDISDDDKSEIILKDSFFDYPVLCTTFVTLFNSIIKNKKKYKYTLSSLANSVIILDEIQSLPLKNWTSLYYLINEISKNYNIYFIIMSATLPNFDELKLNKEVPFDYETVHLINEPQKYFSHYLFDRTELKNEITELNSENEDFSFYFKDIIEENFDIGYTKGLIVLNTIKMSKLVYDELYELKDSYGFEMDLLNSSIIPSEKRKIIHKIKNMDSNNARYILVSTQSVEAGVDVSFDFVIRDFATLDSIEQIRGRCNRSRELNKRFDDENKKGNVYITNIKRNDRLDHRYIYDKEEIDTKIKETELLLDNNVNYNYQNILDYYGLISNNINKIQDDKELNFVFKDRDNMISWNKLKFSELLDKNYGIHIIQKKNNQCSFFIATGLNILIDDKEFQNKSIEYLSIDKTEKVYERNKNNFIFTLNELKYLKDHESRYNVKLIKNNIVDGTKLIECYSKCIAKLKKDIGAKKIIQKEFSSILYKFIFQVTINNPEDFVESQGLDKKGFFFVIPKDKIGNGEKCIYSIEKGFNFDFKKNENDMVEII; encoded by the coding sequence ATGGATATCACTGATTTAAAGTATGACTTAAATAATTCTTACTTTTATGCAAATGGCGATAAAATTAAGATTTTAGCTCATAATAACGAACTTTTAAATGAGCATATAATAAAAACAAAGATTATTTTTAATAGATTAGTAGATATAACTCTTTTAAAGGATTTTTATGATTATTTTTACCATCAAAAATATCTCGATATTTCATATGTTAATTTTAAAAAATATTTATATAAAATGATAGATTTCCATGACATTGCTAAAATATCTTTCAATTTTCAAGTAGATAGACTAAAAAATGATGAGGTAGTAAAAGTTCTTAAAAAATATGGCTTAGATAAATTTATAGGGTTAATTGAACCTAAACACTCGTTTATTAGTTCTTTATTGTACATGTCTTATTTATTAAACCAAAAAATTGATCCTGAAAAGAATAAACTGCTTGTTCTGCTTTCTTATGTAATTTATGGTCACCACACTTCTTTAAAAGATATTTTATTTGAAAGTAAATTTATGTATAATATAGATAAATACAGTGATACTTTTGATTTATTTTCTGTTTATATTAATGAAAATGCTGCAAATTCAAGGGATTACCAAGATTTACAAGATTCATTTTATACTTTTTTAGATGAAATTGACGGAGATTCTAAGATAGCTTTTTTTTATTCATATATTTATTCAATTTTAGTTTCTTCAGATGTCATTGGGAGTTCTTATTCTAATAAAACTGTTGAATATGTGAAAGAATACTCTAAAAACTGGAATAATCGAATTAAAGATGAACTAGCAAATATAATGGGACAAGAATTCTATGAATTAAGTTATAATAAAGAATGCAAAGAGATTTCAAATGAAGAGTTATTCTCTAAAGATGAAATCAATTCTTTAAAGGATATTAATATTTTAAGAACAAAAATGCTTAAAGAAGCTTCTTTTAATCTCAAAAAGTCATTAAAAGCGGATCCAAATAAAAAAATTTTTTATCTGAACATGCCCACGGGTGGCGGAAAAACAAATACTTCAATGAAGTTAGCCTTGGATATTTTAAAAAATACTGATGCTGATCGTTTAATTTATGCAATGCCTTTTATAAACATAATAGAGCAAAATTATTATGTAATAAAGGATAATTTTGGTTTAAGCGAGGATAAAGGAGAAATCAGGAAAATATATTCTGCTTCTGAAAGTATTTTTTCAGATATTTCAGATGATGATAAATCTGAAATAATATTAAAAGACAGTTTTTTTGATTATCCCGTGCTTTGCACAACATTTGTGACTCTTTTTAATTCTATAATTAAAAATAAGAAAAAATATAAGTATACTCTTTCTTCTTTGGCTAATTCTGTTATAATTCTGGATGAAATTCAATCTCTTCCATTGAAAAACTGGACAAGTCTGTATTATTTGATTAATGAGATATCAAAGAATTATAACATCTATTTTATTATAATGAGCGCAACATTACCTAATTTTGATGAATTAAAGTTAAATAAGGAAGTTCCATTCGATTATGAAACTGTTCATTTAATAAATGAACCCCAAAAGTATTTTTCACATTACTTATTTGATAGGACTGAACTTAAAAATGAAATAACTGAATTAAACAGTGAAAATGAAGATTTTTCCTTTTATTTTAAAGATATTATAGAAGAAAACTTTGATATAGGTTATACTAAAGGTTTAATAGTTTTAAACACCATAAAAATGTCAAAATTAGTTTATGATGAACTTTATGAGCTAAAAGATAGCTATGGATTTGAAATGGACTTATTAAACTCCAGTATAATCCCATCAGAGAAGAGAAAAATAATTCATAAAATCAAAAATATGGATTCTAATAATGCAAGATATATTTTAGTTAGTACGCAAAGCGTGGAAGCAGGGGTAGATGTTAGTTTTGATTTTGTTATACGGGATTTTGCTACTCTTGATTCAATTGAACAGATTCGTGGAAGATGTAATAGAAGTAGAGAATTGAACAAGCGATTTGATGATGAAAATAAAAAAGGAAATGTGTATATAACTAATATAAAACGAAATGATAGATTAGATCACAGATATATTTATGATAAAGAAGAAATAGACACAAAAATCAAAGAAACTGAATTATTGCTTGATAATAATGTAAATTACAATTATCAGAATATTTTAGATTATTATGGGCTAATTTCTAATAATATAAATAAAATACAAGATGATAAAGAACTAAATTTTGTTTTTAAAGATAGAGATAATATGATTTCTTGGAATAAACTAAAGTTCTCTGAACTCCTTGATAAGAATTATGGTATCCATATTATTCAAAAAAAGAACAATCAATGTTCATTTTTTATTGCTACAGGACTAAATATCTTAATTGATGATAAAGAATTTCAAAATAAATCTATAGAGTACTTATCTATTGATAAAACTGAAAAAGTTTATGAAAGAAACAAAAATAACTTTATTTTTACTTTAAATGAATTAAAATATTTGAAAGATCATGAATCTAGATACAATGTTAAATTAATTAAAAATAATATTGTTGATGGGACTAAACTAATTGAATGTTACTCTAAATGTATAGCAAAACTTAAAAAGGATATTGGGGCTAAAAAAATAATTCAAAAAGAGTTTTCATCTATTCTATATAAATTCATTTTCCAAGTAACGATCAATAATCCTGAAGATTTTGTTGAATCTCAAGGACTTGATAAAAAAGGTTTCTTTTTTGTAATTCCTAAAGATAAAATTGGAAATGGAGAAAAGTGCATTTATTCTATTGAAAAGGGATTTAATTTTGACTTTAAAAAAAATGAAAATGATATGGTTGAAATAATTTGA
- the cas5 gene encoding CRISPR-associated protein Cas5, which produces MAIEMNNYKNIIEIDIWSSFGCFTKPFSNTGGLLTYLIPPKTSIIGMIAAILGYEFDDYEELEDKTRKYKIEELYDIKVSIQALFDLKIKRVTFNSHYGNEPHMLNVHEDVLINPFYKVYLSFPSELKDKEKIFLERVMANETVYNLYMGRNEFFMNYEFKNYFEGLKPYVLDNSNENDFFEDKKDQKVYGTLDKTKINNVKLFSKITETTIFGTLKQDIKKLASYYEYIIRDYPVKRYNFVNFNYIPVSFYSMHQNDTAYFSKLSLNENEKFELYEIGENEWISLI; this is translated from the coding sequence ATGGCGATTGAAATGAATAATTATAAGAATATAATTGAAATAGACATATGGAGCAGTTTCGGCTGCTTCACAAAACCATTTTCAAATACAGGAGGACTATTAACATATTTAATTCCTCCAAAAACGTCAATTATTGGCATGATTGCAGCAATCTTAGGTTACGAATTCGATGATTATGAAGAATTAGAGGACAAAACTAGAAAATATAAAATAGAAGAATTGTATGACATTAAAGTTTCAATACAGGCACTTTTTGATTTGAAAATTAAAAGAGTTACTTTTAATTCTCATTATGGAAATGAACCACATATGCTCAATGTACACGAAGATGTTCTTATAAATCCATTTTATAAAGTCTATTTAAGTTTTCCAAGCGAATTAAAAGATAAAGAAAAAATATTTTTAGAGAGAGTAATGGCTAATGAAACAGTTTATAATTTGTACATGGGAAGAAATGAATTTTTCATGAATTATGAATTTAAAAATTATTTTGAAGGATTGAAGCCTTATGTATTAGATAATAGCAATGAAAATGATTTTTTTGAAGATAAAAAAGATCAGAAGGTATATGGAACATTGGATAAGACAAAAATTAATAATGTTAAATTATTTTCTAAAATAACTGAAACAACAATATTCGGAACATTAAAACAAGATATAAAGAAACTTGCAAGTTATTATGAATACATAATTAGAGATTATCCTGTAAAGAGATATAATTTCGTGAATTTTAACTATATTCCAGTATCTTTTTACTCTATGCATCAAAATGACACTGCTTATTTCAGTAAATTAAGTTTAAATGAAAATGAAAAGTTTGAGCTATATGAAATAGGTGAAAACGAATGGATATCACTGATTTAA
- a CDS encoding type I CRISPR-associated protein Cas7, producing MSEKIVKNYYQGIYLTETIMGNPNGDFVDNSPRNFDGKVFTTDKCIKFNVRRYINETMENIKDKKDIVFFYPRLSKDAEKDDAKYQTKDDIFKEIFGNDFDALKMNSPDVRMFGGTFSFTETGSKQIYGPIQLSYGKDINNAQIKRLQIGAPFATMDGQQTTTGSEAVVDDAIISYDITINPNNYPGLLKESDLKMFKESLWYGTNLRKSTSKKTDSKLLILIKFKNEREGEKVTALNIGELKELIAIKNGNERKNVDTPIKKIEIDTTQLNQKLEKYKDFIEKIMIYRDSADVDINLDVNGINEHQISLEEPTVLLNGD from the coding sequence ATGAGTGAAAAAATTGTGAAAAACTACTATCAGGGAATATATTTGACAGAAACCATTATGGGAAATCCTAATGGGGATTTTGTTGATAATTCACCTAGAAATTTTGATGGGAAAGTCTTTACAACAGATAAATGTATAAAATTCAACGTTAGAAGATATATAAATGAAACTATGGAAAATATTAAAGATAAGAAGGATATCGTGTTTTTTTATCCTAGATTATCTAAAGATGCTGAAAAAGATGATGCAAAGTATCAAACTAAAGATGATATTTTCAAAGAAATTTTTGGGAATGATTTTGATGCATTGAAAATGAATTCTCCAGATGTTAGGATGTTTGGAGGAACTTTTAGTTTCACAGAAACCGGTTCAAAACAAATTTATGGACCTATACAATTAAGCTATGGTAAAGACATTAATAATGCTCAAATAAAGCGTCTACAAATCGGTGCACCTTTTGCAACAATGGATGGACAACAAACTACAACTGGTTCAGAAGCTGTTGTTGATGATGCAATCATAAGCTATGATATTACAATTAATCCAAACAATTATCCAGGTCTCCTTAAAGAAAGTGATTTAAAAATGTTTAAAGAATCTCTTTGGTACGGTACAAATCTAAGAAAGTCTACAAGCAAAAAAACAGATTCTAAATTATTGATTTTGATAAAATTTAAAAATGAAAGGGAAGGAGAAAAAGTAACTGCCTTAAATATTGGAGAATTAAAAGAATTAATTGCAATTAAAAATGGAAACGAGAGAAAAAATGTAGATACACCTATAAAAAAAATAGAAATAGATACTACACAATTAAATCAAAAATTAGAAAAATACAAAGATTTCATTGAAAAAATTATGATATACAGGGATTCAGCAGATGTAGATATTAATTTAGATGTTAATGGAATTAATGAACATCAAATTTCATTAGAAGAGCCTACTGTTTTGTTAAATGGCGATTGA
- the cas6 gene encoding CRISPR-associated endoribonuclease Cas6, translated as MDTKNRNIKYRKMRLKISLASPGSNYLIPYNYNHILSAIIYRKISDLDLAAKLHFSKDFKFFTFSQIYVPEFKLTKRGVLSRDGKLEFYVSSPNNELIKSLVEGHLENSEVDFKGHKLLVEQIELLKKPIFKESMKMKTMSPVMARIKREVDGKLKIWDLGPGDERFYESIQKNLINKYISFYGDFDGERWVRIRPDMRSAKRRRIDIKGNFHRGFMMNFEIEADLRLLEFAYDCGLGEKNSMGFGMIETFGNQNKGD; from the coding sequence TTGGATACAAAAAATAGGAATATTAAATATAGAAAAATGAGATTAAAAATCAGCCTAGCATCGCCCGGGAGTAATTATTTAATTCCTTATAATTACAACCATATTCTTTCTGCTATTATTTATCGTAAGATATCTGACCTTGATTTAGCTGCTAAACTTCATTTTTCAAAGGATTTTAAGTTTTTTACTTTTTCACAGATTTATGTTCCTGAATTTAAGCTCACAAAAAGAGGGGTTCTTTCAAGGGATGGAAAACTTGAGTTTTATGTTAGTTCTCCCAATAATGAACTTATAAAAAGTCTGGTTGAAGGCCATCTTGAAAATTCTGAAGTTGATTTTAAAGGCCATAAACTGCTTGTTGAACAGATTGAGCTTTTAAAGAAGCCAATATTTAAAGAATCCATGAAAATGAAAACCATGTCCCCCGTTATGGCCCGTATAAAGCGTGAAGTAGATGGAAAGCTTAAAATATGGGATTTAGGGCCTGGAGATGAGCGATTTTATGAGAGCATTCAGAAGAATTTGATTAATAAGTATATTAGTTTTTATGGAGATTTTGATGGTGAAAGGTGGGTTAGAATAAGGCCAGATATGAGATCTGCTAAGAGACGCAGGATTGATATTAAAGGGAATTTTCATAGAGGATTTATGATGAATTTTGAGATTGAGGCAGATTTGAGGCTTTTAGAGTTTGCATATGATTGTGGATTGGGAGAGAAGAATAGTATGGGGTTTGGAATGATTGAAACATTTGGAAACCAGAATAAGGGTGATTAA
- a CDS encoding YbjQ family protein: MIAMVSSGTNFFIEKRWALIAISLGVIAGFGSALICIAFNLVIFGFNIMYIVSPLLAGFIETIIARKKYGKTTGAISALLTFLIINGYGWFAPGRIFPKEPVSLSLITIIAIILTIQAAFPIFVNYLLFVTSLGIVRKFIGFLIFLPSKILRIPPKEEVKPSEKEADEIFLDNLDTPLTSVPSIKGGKIKKYIGLVTGEAVAQENESEGKLDKLTRIIEPTPLEDMNLGEARKLALSRMMDDAKSRGANAVIEFKMDYVSMGGLQGSALIVTATGTAVLYE; the protein is encoded by the coding sequence ATGATAGCCATGGTTAGTTCCGGGACAAATTTTTTTATAGAAAAACGCTGGGCACTAATTGCCATATCCCTGGGAGTTATAGCAGGATTTGGTTCAGCACTTATCTGTATAGCCTTCAATTTAGTTATATTCGGATTTAATATAATGTATATTGTATCTCCCTTACTGGCCGGGTTTATTGAAACAATAATAGCCCGCAAGAAATATGGTAAAACTACCGGGGCTATCAGTGCTCTTTTAACCTTCCTTATCATAAATGGTTATGGTTGGTTTGCTCCCGGGAGAATATTCCCTAAAGAACCAGTAAGCCTTAGTTTAATTACCATAATTGCCATAATACTCACCATTCAAGCAGCATTCCCCATATTCGTAAATTATCTTCTTTTTGTTACCAGTTTAGGTATAGTCCGGAAGTTTATTGGATTTCTAATATTTTTACCATCTAAGATCCTGAGAATTCCCCCCAAAGAGGAAGTAAAACCATCTGAAAAAGAAGCAGATGAGATTTTCCTGGATAATCTGGATACACCCCTAACATCTGTTCCCTCCATTAAGGGAGGTAAAATAAAAAAATATATTGGTTTAGTTACCGGGGAAGCAGTAGCCCAGGAAAATGAATCAGAAGGTAAACTGGATAAACTTACCCGAATTATTGAACCCACCCCTTTGGAGGATATGAACCTGGGAGAAGCAAGAAAATTAGCCCTGTCTAGAATGATGGATGATGCTAAATCCCGGGGCGCAAATGCAGTGATAGAATTTAAGATGGATTATGTTTCTATGGGCGGGTTGCAGGGTAGTGCATTAATTGTAACTGCTACTGGAACCGCAGTATTATACGAATAA
- a CDS encoding YbjQ family protein produces MLILTTQTIEGKKINEYLGFVTGDSLLGANLYKDMFSGVRDVVGGRTSKYEEELTHAREVALESMQEKAKKKGANAIIGVRVAYHNLGGTMGNTIMVTVFGTAVSYQD; encoded by the coding sequence ATGCTGATTTTAACTACACAGACTATTGAAGGAAAGAAAATAAATGAATATCTGGGGTTTGTAACCGGAGATTCCCTCCTGGGGGCGAATCTGTATAAGGATATGTTCTCAGGAGTAAGGGATGTGGTGGGAGGAAGGACTTCTAAATATGAGGAAGAACTTACCCATGCCCGGGAAGTGGCTCTGGAGAGTATGCAGGAAAAAGCTAAAAAAAAAGGAGCCAATGCCATAATAGGAGTCCGGGTAGCTTATCATAACCTGGGAGGGACCATGGGAAACACCATCATGGTCACTGTATTTGGAACTGCAGTTTCTTATCAGGATTAA
- a CDS encoding MFS transporter, with translation MEHESQYKWGVVLVACMAIFIIVLDSSAMNVAITNLVVELNTTLSVIQSIIALYALIIASFMLLGSKIQDILGRKKTFLLGLLIYGSGTIIATLSINAAMLMVGWAILEGIGAALMLPATTTLVSSSYEGKDKVTAFGIWGGIAAMGAAIGPIVGGIFTTYLSWRLVFGSELIFIGAILFFRHYLSESKPTLQWKDLDIIGAILSIISLILIVVGILFLSRPENWGYVGILIVSGSILFVLFLLWEKRRINKGLEPLTDISLLKNRLFGLGNLNSVITQIPLAGFLFIIPVFLQQVTKTNAFYTGLALLPASIAILLFSILGARFSSFLESKHIIMIGFIVSAAGTFILSSVFNLNTQIMDIIPGTIVFGIGIGLLLSQLTNLTMAAAGTHQETDASGFLNSFKNLGYSMGTALIGVLLLIGIFGGLTAGIESSNLAENRTTSQIQDELINYVENMQTDTPQIPPELVPQATQIVDSAISSAMNRTFDVLGLIMILGFITSIFLPKTKKSLNKLKKD, from the coding sequence ATGGAACATGAAAGTCAATACAAATGGGGTGTGGTTTTAGTTGCATGTATGGCAATTTTTATTATTGTACTGGATTCATCTGCCATGAATGTGGCTATAACCAATTTAGTAGTGGAATTGAATACCACTCTATCTGTTATTCAATCCATAATTGCCTTATATGCCCTGATAATTGCATCCTTTATGCTTTTAGGGAGTAAAATTCAGGATATTCTGGGTAGAAAGAAAACTTTCCTTTTAGGATTACTTATTTATGGGTCTGGAACAATTATTGCCACTTTAAGTATTAATGCTGCCATGCTTATGGTGGGATGGGCTATTTTAGAGGGTATAGGTGCTGCTTTGATGTTACCGGCCACCACTACTCTGGTAAGCTCCAGTTATGAAGGCAAGGATAAAGTAACTGCCTTTGGAATATGGGGCGGTATTGCTGCTATGGGCGCTGCCATAGGACCAATAGTAGGAGGAATTTTCACCACTTACCTCTCCTGGAGATTGGTTTTTGGATCTGAACTTATATTTATTGGGGCCATTTTATTTTTCAGACACTATCTATCAGAATCTAAACCAACGCTGCAATGGAAAGATCTGGATATTATAGGGGCAATTCTATCCATAATTTCTCTTATTCTAATCGTGGTGGGTATTTTATTTCTTAGCCGTCCAGAAAACTGGGGATACGTAGGAATTTTAATTGTTTCTGGATCTATATTGTTTGTGTTATTCTTGCTATGGGAGAAAAGAAGAATTAATAAGGGCTTAGAACCACTAACCGACATATCTCTTTTAAAAAATCGTCTCTTTGGTCTGGGAAACTTGAATTCCGTTATTACTCAGATACCTTTAGCCGGGTTTCTTTTTATCATACCTGTATTTTTACAGCAGGTTACCAAAACTAATGCATTTTATACTGGACTGGCCCTTCTACCGGCTTCAATTGCCATTTTACTTTTCTCTATACTGGGTGCCAGATTCTCCTCATTTTTAGAGTCTAAACACATTATAATGATTGGATTTATAGTTTCTGCTGCAGGAACATTCATTTTAAGCTCGGTATTTAATTTAAATACTCAAATAATGGACATAATACCGGGTACTATAGTTTTTGGGATAGGAATTGGACTTTTACTCTCCCAGCTAACCAATCTAACCATGGCTGCAGCTGGAACTCATCAGGAAACTGATGCCTCTGGATTTTTAAACTCCTTTAAAAATCTGGGTTATTCCATGGGAACTGCTTTAATAGGGGTTCTATTATTGATTGGAATATTTGGAGGGCTTACAGCAGGTATTGAATCTTCTAATCTGGCAGAAAATAGGACCACCTCTCAAATCCAGGATGAATTGATTAACTATGTGGAAAATATGCAGACTGATACACCCCAAATACCTCCTGAATTAGTACCACAAGCTACCCAAATAGTAGACTCTGCTATTAGTTCTGCCATGAATCGAACATTCGATGTATTAGGATTAATAATGATTTTAGGCTTCATTACATCTATTTTTTTACCAAAAACTAAAAAAAGTCTTAATAAACTAAAAAAAGACTAA